The proteins below come from a single Alnus glutinosa chromosome 9, dhAlnGlut1.1, whole genome shotgun sequence genomic window:
- the LOC133877575 gene encoding dnaJ protein homolog: protein MFGRAPKKSDNTRYYEVLGVSKNASQDDLKKAYKKAAIKNHPDKGGDPEKFKELAQAYEVLSDPEKREIYDQYGEDALKEGMGGGGGGHDPFDIFSSFFGGSPFGGGSSRGRRQRRGEDVVHPLKVSLEELYLGISKKLSLSRNVLCSKCNGKGSKSGASMKCAGCQGTGMKVTIRHLGPSMIQQMQHACNECKGTGETINDRDRCPQCKGEKVVQEKKVLEVIVEKGMQNGQKITFPGEADEAPDTVTGDIVFVLQQKEHPKFKRKGDDLFVEHTLSLTEALCGFQFALTHLDGRQLLIKSNPGEVVKPDSFKGINEEGMPMYQRSFMKGKLYIHFTVDFPDSLTAEQVAALEGVLPPRPSTQLTDMEVDECEETTLHDVNIEEEMRRKQAQEVYDEDEDMPGGAQRVQCAQQ from the exons ATGTTCGGGAGGGCGCCGAAGAAGAGTGATAACACGAGGTACTATGAGGTACTGGGAGTGTCGAAGAACGCTTCCCAGGACGATCTCAAGAAGGCCTACAAGAAAGCCGCCATAAAGAACCATCCTGACAAGGGTGGCGATCCCGAGAAG TTCAAAGAGCTGGCCCAGGCTTATGAGGTACTAAGTGACCCTGAGAAGCGTGAGATCTATGACCAATATGGTGAAGATGCACTCAAAGAGGGAATGggtggtggtggcggtggtCATGACCCATTCGACATCTTCTCATCTTTCTTTGGTGGTAGTCCATTTGGAG GTGGTAGCAGCAGGGGAAGAAGGCAGAGACGGGGAGAAGATGTAGTCCATCCTCTGAAGGTTTCTTTGGAGGAGCTTTACCTTGGGATATCTAAGAAGCTCTCACTTTCACGAAATGTGTTATGTTCGAAGTGCAATGG CAAGGGGTCGAAATCTGGAGCTTCAATGAAGTGTGCTGGTTGTCAAGGAACTGGTATGAAGGTTACAATTAGGCACCTTGGCCCCTCTATGATTCAGCAGATGCAGCATGCTTGCAATGAGTGTAAGGGTACTGGAGAGACTATCAATGACAGAGACCGCTGCCCGCAATGCAAAGGAGAGAAGGTTGTCCAGGAAAAGAAGGTGTTGGAAGTCATTGTGGAGAAGGGCATGCAGAACGGACAGAAGATTACATTCCCTGGTGAAGCAGATGAGGCG CCTGACACAGTCACTGGGGACATAGTCTTCGTCCTTCAGCAGAAGGAACATCCAAAGTTCAAGAGAAAGGGCGATGACCTTTTTGTGGAGCACACATTATCCCTGACTGAGGCTCTTTGCGGCTTCCAATTTGCATTGACCCACTTGGATGGGAGACAGCTCCTTATAAAATCGAACCCTGGGGAAGTTGTCAAACCTG ACTCGTTCAAGGGAATCAATGAAGAAGGGATGCCAATGTACCAGAGGTCATTTATGAAGGGGAAATTGTACATTCATTTCACTGTCGACTTCCCTGATTCCCTGACTGCAGAGCAGGTTGCGGCATTGGAGGGTGTTCTGCCACCAAGGCCGTCAACCCAGCTGACAGACATGGAGGTGGATGAGTGTGAGGAGACTACACTGCATGATGTCAACATTGAGGAGGAGATGAGGAGGAAGCAGGCTCAGGAGGTATATGACGAAGATGAAGACATGCCTGGTGGTGCCCAGAGGGTGCAATGTGCCCAGCAGTGA